From Triticum urartu cultivar G1812 chromosome 2, Tu2.1, whole genome shotgun sequence, a single genomic window includes:
- the LOC125540995 gene encoding uncharacterized protein LOC125540995 isoform X2 — protein MSRERKKAAAALQEKMQILRSITHSHALSNPSIVMDASEYIKGLKQKIARLNQEIAREEYAHSHKQNSFPTVSVEALGHGFLVNVSSDKSCPGLLVAVLEAFEELGLTVLQATASCADTFRLEAVGGENQAASVDEDVIRRAVQQAITNCGAEQGDQ, from the exons ATGTCAAGGGAGCGCAAGAAGGCAGCAGCTGCTCTACAGGAGAAGATGCAGATTCTGCGCTCCATCACTCACTCCCACGCG CTGAGCAATCCTTCCATAGTCATGGACGCGTCGGAGTACATCAAGGGGCTGAAGCAGAAGATCGCGAGGCTCAACCAGGAGATCGCACGCGAGGAATACGCGCACTCGCACAAGCAGAACTCTTTCCCCACG GTGAGCGTGGAAGCCCTAGGGCATGGGTTCCTCGTGAACGTGTCCTCCGACAAGAGCTGCCCCGGGCTGCTCGTCGCCGTGCTGGAGGCGTTCGAGGAGCTGGGCCTCACCGTGCTCCAGGCCACGGCGTCCTGCGCCGATACGTTCCGCCTCGAGGCCGTCGGAGGAG AGAACCAGGCGGCGAGTGTGGATGAGGATGTCATCAGGCGGGCGGTGCAGCAGGCCATCACCAACTGCGGCGCGGAGCAAGGGGATCAGTAG
- the LOC125540995 gene encoding uncharacterized protein LOC125540995 isoform X1 → MSRERKKAAAALQEKMQILRSITHSHALSNPSIVMDASEYIKGLKQKIARLNQEIAREEYAHSHKQNSFPTVSVEALGHGFLVNVSSDKSCPGLLVAVLEAFEELGLTVLQATASCADTFRLEAVGGGENQAASVDEDVIRRAVQQAITNCGAEQGDQ, encoded by the exons ATGTCAAGGGAGCGCAAGAAGGCAGCAGCTGCTCTACAGGAGAAGATGCAGATTCTGCGCTCCATCACTCACTCCCACGCG CTGAGCAATCCTTCCATAGTCATGGACGCGTCGGAGTACATCAAGGGGCTGAAGCAGAAGATCGCGAGGCTCAACCAGGAGATCGCACGCGAGGAATACGCGCACTCGCACAAGCAGAACTCTTTCCCCACG GTGAGCGTGGAAGCCCTAGGGCATGGGTTCCTCGTGAACGTGTCCTCCGACAAGAGCTGCCCCGGGCTGCTCGTCGCCGTGCTGGAGGCGTTCGAGGAGCTGGGCCTCACCGTGCTCCAGGCCACGGCGTCCTGCGCCGATACGTTCCGCCTCGAGGCCGTCGGAGGAGGAGAG AACCAGGCGGCGAGTGTGGATGAGGATGTCATCAGGCGGGCGGTGCAGCAGGCCATCACCAACTGCGGCGCGGAGCAAGGGGATCAGTAG